A single region of the Austwickia chelonae genome encodes:
- the dapA gene encoding 4-hydroxy-tetrahydrodipicolinate synthase, translating to MTQTPARPFGSVLTAMVTPMHPDGSLDLDGARALVEHLLATGHDGIVVNGTTGESATLSDDESVQMMELVVGQVNGRAQVIAGVGSNDTRHVLEMTARAEAAGVDGLLLVSPYYNKPTQRGLIAHCRAVADATKLPVMLYDIPGRTGIPFTSETLRELASHPRIVAVKDAKGDQWAATELMEQTGLAWYSGSDEDNLAYLALGAAGVVSVVGHVAGDRYRAMVDAVDAGDLVEARRVHRQLVPAVNAIMRTSQGAIMAKAALVELGVIEHAAVRMPLVESSEAELEILRSGLAASGVGSTAVE from the coding sequence ATGACGCAGACACCCGCCCGCCCCTTCGGCTCCGTCCTCACCGCCATGGTCACCCCCATGCACCCCGACGGCTCCCTCGACCTCGACGGAGCCCGCGCCCTCGTCGAACACCTCCTCGCCACCGGCCACGACGGCATCGTCGTCAATGGCACCACCGGCGAATCGGCGACGCTCTCCGACGACGAGAGCGTGCAGATGATGGAACTCGTCGTCGGCCAGGTGAACGGACGCGCCCAGGTCATCGCCGGTGTCGGCTCCAATGACACCCGCCACGTCCTGGAGATGACGGCGCGCGCCGAGGCGGCCGGGGTCGACGGTCTGCTGCTGGTCTCCCCTTACTACAACAAGCCGACGCAGCGCGGGCTGATCGCGCACTGCCGTGCGGTCGCCGATGCGACGAAGCTGCCGGTCATGCTCTACGACATCCCTGGTCGGACAGGGATCCCCTTCACCTCCGAGACCTTGCGGGAGTTGGCGTCGCACCCGCGGATCGTGGCGGTGAAGGACGCGAAGGGTGACCAGTGGGCGGCGACCGAGCTGATGGAGCAGACCGGTCTGGCCTGGTACTCGGGGTCGGACGAGGACAACCTGGCTTATCTGGCGTTGGGTGCGGCCGGTGTGGTCAGCGTCGTCGGCCATGTCGCCGGTGATCGGTACCGGGCGATGGTGGACGCGGTGGACGCCGGTGATCTTGTCGAGGCGCGGCGGGTGCACCGGCAGCTGGTGCCTGCGGTGAACGCGATCATGCGTACTTCGCAGGGCGCGATCATGGCGAAGGCTGCGCTGGTGGAACTCGGGGTCATCGAGCACGCGGCGGTGCGGATGCCGCTGGTGGAGTCCTCGGAGGCGGAACTGGAGATCCTGCGGTCCGGGCTGGCCGCGTCGGGTGTGGGTTCCACAGCAGTGGAGTAA
- a CDS encoding LysR family transcriptional regulator: MVEAEALRALALVAETGSVTSAADVLGFTPSAVSQRLKRLEADIGVALLARVGRGVALTPAGETLVARSVDVFAALEGAVHAARARTRHVSGTVHVVAFSTAIRGLFTHALPALATAHPDLTIEIDEADPAEALAVLANGSADLAVVHDSRTAPARRAESSSQRTCLRELCVDVGDVIVPAGHRLAGRERVGAADLREETWVTSPTGTACHDWFRRLFARGAHPHVGHRIDDFSTQIALVLAGGGIALVPRIARPPLPDGVVSLAVSPAPARVVEAVWRVSSDENPAVHALVAALSEAADGLPDMS, from the coding sequence GTGGTCGAAGCAGAAGCCCTCCGCGCGCTGGCCCTGGTCGCCGAGACCGGCTCGGTGACCAGTGCGGCCGACGTCCTCGGGTTCACCCCGTCCGCGGTCTCCCAACGGTTGAAACGGCTCGAAGCCGACATCGGTGTCGCCCTGCTCGCCCGGGTCGGACGCGGGGTCGCGCTCACTCCCGCCGGAGAAACCCTCGTCGCCCGCTCGGTGGACGTCTTCGCCGCCTTGGAAGGCGCCGTCCATGCAGCCCGGGCCCGCACCCGCCACGTGTCCGGCACCGTGCACGTCGTCGCCTTCTCCACCGCCATCCGCGGACTGTTCACCCACGCCCTGCCGGCCCTCGCGACAGCACACCCGGACCTGACCATCGAGATCGACGAGGCCGACCCGGCCGAAGCGCTCGCCGTCCTCGCCAATGGCAGCGCCGACCTCGCCGTCGTCCACGACTCCCGGACAGCACCTGCCCGTCGGGCCGAGAGCTCGTCACAGCGCACCTGTCTGCGGGAACTGTGCGTCGACGTCGGCGATGTCATCGTCCCGGCCGGGCACCGCCTCGCCGGACGCGAACGGGTCGGTGCCGCCGACCTGCGGGAAGAGACTTGGGTGACCAGCCCGACGGGAACGGCCTGCCACGACTGGTTCCGCCGCCTGTTCGCCCGCGGAGCGCACCCCCATGTCGGCCACCGCATCGACGACTTCTCCACCCAGATCGCCTTGGTCCTCGCCGGAGGCGGTATCGCCCTCGTTCCCAGGATCGCCCGCCCGCCTCTACCCGACGGTGTGGTGTCCTTGGCGGTCTCCCCGGCTCCGGCCCGTGTCGTGGAAGCCGTCTGGCGGGTCAGCTCCGACGAGAATCCGGCCGTACATGCCCTGGTAGCAGCACTGTCAGAGGCCGCCGATGGATTACCTGACATGTCATAG
- a CDS encoding SRPBCC family protein, producing MTTSQPHTAGCLQSRSVERLIHADRQTIFDVLADPFQHHLIDGSDMVSGEPHGPGRLSHGTRFTMGMRRWGRVPYRSVNEVVEFEEPRLIAWATTGEFRGKPFVGGHRWRYELESHEEGTIVRETYDWSTAMHAHWTIEKPAFPDRFAPAMAATLKRLAELVENPQHSRRPA from the coding sequence ATGACGACCTCCCAGCCGCACACCGCCGGGTGTCTCCAGTCACGCAGTGTGGAACGCCTCATCCATGCCGACCGGCAGACGATCTTCGACGTCCTCGCCGATCCCTTCCAACATCACCTGATCGACGGCTCCGACATGGTCAGCGGAGAACCGCACGGCCCCGGACGACTCAGCCACGGAACCCGCTTCACCATGGGCATGCGCCGGTGGGGGCGCGTCCCCTACCGGTCGGTCAACGAGGTCGTCGAATTCGAGGAGCCCCGGCTGATCGCCTGGGCCACCACCGGCGAATTCCGGGGGAAGCCCTTCGTCGGCGGACACCGTTGGCGCTACGAACTCGAAAGCCACGAGGAGGGCACCATCGTCCGGGAGACCTACGACTGGTCGACCGCCATGCACGCCCACTGGACCATCGAGAAACCTGCTTTCCCCGACCGGTTCGCCCCGGCCATGGCCGCCACCCTGAAACGACTCGCCGAGCTCGTGGAGAACCCACAGCATTCCCGTCGCCCAGCCTGA
- a CDS encoding AAA family ATPase — protein MHVTRVKASNWRNFKNIDFPIEDRLFIVGPNASGKSNLLDLFRFVGDLASPGGGLSAALDKRGGLTKVRSLFARNKQKGALIVDFELEDDSDVWHYHLEIKTEKGGRNRPIVHAEVVEKNGKKLLSRPDSADSADPELLTQTHLEQISANQKFRPLSDYFTKVKYFHLVPQIIRSPLRQGITAGDPHGSDFITQMNTVQTRTREAWIRRMQAALQAAVPEFESLNLEVDKSGVPHLIAGYRNWRNSPARQNEADFSDGTLRLIGLLWTLVSAPAKGGVLLLEEPELSLNSAIVRKLPTVLATAQRDRSMQTLLSTHAPEILDDEGIRPSEVLVLRVTADGTTASLLSKIPEVAGEISAELPTSEIVNGLVSPTDLSGLVSVGKKT, from the coding sequence ATGCACGTCACTCGAGTCAAGGCCAGCAATTGGAGAAATTTTAAAAACATCGACTTTCCCATCGAAGACCGACTGTTCATCGTGGGCCCCAATGCTTCAGGGAAGTCCAATCTTCTCGACCTCTTCCGCTTCGTTGGAGATCTCGCATCACCCGGCGGGGGGTTGTCCGCAGCCCTTGATAAACGCGGCGGGCTGACGAAGGTCCGCAGCCTTTTTGCACGCAACAAGCAAAAGGGCGCGCTGATCGTTGACTTCGAGCTTGAGGACGACTCGGACGTCTGGCACTACCACCTCGAGATCAAGACAGAAAAGGGTGGGAGAAATCGCCCTATCGTTCACGCAGAAGTCGTGGAGAAGAACGGGAAAAAACTCCTCAGCAGGCCGGATTCCGCAGACAGCGCTGACCCGGAACTCTTGACCCAGACCCATCTCGAACAGATTTCCGCGAATCAGAAATTTCGCCCCCTATCCGACTACTTCACCAAAGTAAAATACTTTCATCTGGTCCCCCAGATCATCCGCAGCCCACTGCGGCAGGGCATCACAGCCGGAGACCCTCACGGGAGCGACTTCATCACTCAGATGAATACAGTCCAGACTCGAACTCGGGAGGCTTGGATACGACGCATGCAGGCCGCGCTCCAGGCCGCCGTTCCGGAGTTCGAATCACTGAACCTAGAAGTGGATAAAAGCGGCGTGCCGCACCTGATAGCCGGTTATCGCAACTGGCGCAACAGCCCGGCACGGCAAAACGAAGCCGATTTCTCCGACGGCACCTTACGACTCATCGGCTTGCTCTGGACGCTGGTCAGCGCGCCTGCAAAAGGAGGTGTTCTGCTGCTAGAGGAGCCAGAGCTATCACTCAACTCGGCGATCGTCCGCAAGCTGCCCACTGTCCTCGCCACCGCGCAACGCGACCGTAGCATGCAGACGCTGCTGTCGACCCATGCGCCGGAAATCCTCGACGACGAGGGGATTCGCCCAAGTGAAGTGCTCGTACTCAGGGTGACCGCAGACGGCACCACAGCCTCCCTGCTGTCCAAGATTCCCGAGGTGGCAGGGGAGATTTCTGCCGAGCTCCCCACCTCTGAGATCGTCAACGGCCTGGTCTCGCCGACGGACCTTTCCGGCCTGGTCTCCGTGGGCAAGAAAACATGA
- a CDS encoding enterochelin esterase domain-containing protein, translated as MRRTAEQSCWAPGSAPDRELVAAPLGPGSRPLTPADLDTVDDVTVLREVGGRSGREVLLIGGVRHHPVIFRYPDQAGPVMLHLNGLTDRHRARADLAFLDEGQLTYLLPADGTWSYRFVAAADMPHGDLPADVGATRPGWLAVHAAGRPDPANPESIPDFRGGYRSSVHTGPAACIHPAWADTDTGGRLVIELTFPVGLPPAGPAVGSTDLRTPYGDNMRTCYLSPAAGPDAPVLIVLDGRMWYWLGLPVALDRRGGRRPHLLMVDSGSLDQRAADLPHPERVGAVVAAALAATAPLIGVHDPSRTLVCGQSFGGLAAAGLLVHRSDLVSAAVAQSGSFWFAPGREPRRDDPTPGVLLEEVRALAEAGETLPGRRLVVQVGTDEDDMVLLSRACRDTLRFAGVDVTHREYRGGHDYAWWRHGLLHALDELDGIAP; from the coding sequence ATGCGTAGGACGGCAGAGCAGTCCTGTTGGGCGCCCGGCTCCGCCCCTGACCGGGAGCTCGTCGCTGCACCTCTGGGGCCCGGCAGCCGCCCGCTCACTCCGGCCGATCTCGATACCGTCGACGATGTCACCGTTCTGCGGGAAGTCGGTGGGCGTTCCGGCCGGGAGGTCCTCCTGATCGGCGGTGTCCGGCACCACCCGGTCATCTTCCGGTACCCCGACCAGGCAGGGCCGGTGATGTTGCATCTCAACGGGCTCACCGATCGCCACCGCGCCCGAGCCGACCTGGCTTTCCTCGACGAGGGGCAGCTCACCTACCTGCTTCCGGCCGACGGCACGTGGAGCTACCGTTTCGTTGCTGCTGCCGACATGCCCCACGGTGACCTTCCCGCCGACGTGGGGGCGACCCGTCCGGGATGGCTGGCCGTTCACGCTGCTGGACGACCAGATCCGGCCAATCCCGAATCCATCCCCGACTTCAGGGGAGGGTACCGCTCATCGGTCCATACCGGTCCGGCTGCCTGCATCCACCCGGCCTGGGCCGATACGGATACCGGTGGTCGACTGGTCATCGAACTGACTTTCCCGGTGGGGCTGCCTCCTGCCGGGCCTGCCGTCGGGTCGACCGACCTGCGCACGCCGTACGGCGACAATATGCGGACCTGTTATCTCTCACCGGCTGCTGGCCCGGACGCGCCCGTCCTCATCGTTCTCGACGGACGGATGTGGTACTGGCTCGGTCTACCTGTCGCTCTTGACCGCCGCGGCGGTCGGCGCCCTCATCTGCTGATGGTCGATTCCGGCAGTCTCGATCAGCGCGCCGCCGATCTGCCTCACCCGGAGCGTGTCGGGGCCGTCGTGGCCGCAGCGCTGGCTGCGACCGCGCCGCTGATCGGCGTGCACGATCCGTCTCGCACCCTCGTCTGCGGGCAGTCCTTCGGCGGCCTGGCCGCGGCCGGGCTGCTCGTGCACCGGTCAGACCTGGTCTCGGCGGCGGTCGCCCAGTCCGGTTCGTTCTGGTTCGCGCCCGGACGGGAACCTCGTCGCGACGACCCCACACCGGGGGTCCTGCTGGAGGAGGTTCGAGCTCTGGCCGAGGCCGGGGAGACCCTGCCCGGCCGTCGTCTCGTCGTCCAGGTCGGGACGGACGAGGACGACATGGTGTTGTTGTCCCGCGCCTGCCGGGACACTCTGCGCTTCGCCGGGGTCGATGTCACCCATCGCGAATACCGGGGCGGGCACGACTACGCCTGGTGGCGGCACGGTCTCCTCCACGCCCTCGACGAACTGGACGGCATCGCACCCTAA
- a CDS encoding ABC transporter ATP-binding protein produces the protein MSGSSPLTSTPQIAGQALSLGYDDRAVVDALDFEVPVGEFTVIVGPNACGKSTLLKGLARLLKPSSGCVLVDGQDIHRMRTVDVATRIGLLPQQNVVPSGITVTDLVARGRFAHQRFFRRWSPQDAAAVAAAMAATRITALADRVVDQLSGGQRQRVWLATVLAQDTPVVFLDEPTTYLDIAHQVEVLELCRELHQAGHTLVAVLHDLNQAARYATHLVAMRDGRIVAEGAPAAVLTEQLLEEVFGLPARIIDDPFSGAPLVIPTGAPRWDDHA, from the coding sequence ATGAGCGGATCATCTCCCCTCACCTCGACCCCGCAGATCGCGGGCCAGGCGCTCAGCCTGGGGTATGACGACCGGGCGGTGGTCGACGCCCTCGACTTCGAGGTCCCGGTCGGTGAGTTCACCGTCATCGTGGGGCCGAATGCCTGCGGGAAGTCCACCCTGCTCAAAGGGCTGGCTCGGCTGCTGAAACCGTCCTCGGGCTGTGTCCTGGTCGATGGGCAGGACATCCACCGGATGCGCACCGTCGACGTGGCGACCCGGATCGGGCTGCTGCCGCAACAGAATGTGGTGCCTTCCGGGATCACCGTCACCGATCTGGTCGCTCGGGGACGCTTCGCCCATCAGCGGTTTTTCCGCCGGTGGAGCCCGCAGGACGCGGCAGCCGTCGCCGCTGCGATGGCTGCGACCCGGATCACCGCATTGGCCGACCGTGTCGTCGACCAGCTCTCCGGCGGGCAGCGCCAACGGGTGTGGTTGGCGACCGTGCTGGCCCAGGACACTCCGGTCGTCTTCCTGGACGAACCGACCACCTATCTCGACATCGCCCACCAGGTCGAAGTGCTCGAACTGTGCCGGGAACTGCACCAGGCCGGGCACACTCTGGTCGCGGTGCTGCACGACCTCAACCAGGCCGCCCGCTATGCCACTCACCTGGTCGCCATGCGCGACGGCCGTATCGTCGCCGAAGGAGCTCCCGCTGCTGTGCTCACCGAACAACTCCTCGAGGAGGTCTTCGGGCTGCCTGCTCGGATCATCGACGACCCGTTCAGCGGTGCACCCTTGGTGATCCCGACCGGTGCACCCCGCTGGGACGACCATGCGTAG
- a CDS encoding FecCD family ABC transporter permease, with the protein MTPPPARTATDQSRRAEDFDPTRHLAFTPIRFGTHFSLPWHRRKAVVLTALIVALAVAVVAALTTGRTSISATDVLATLTGHGRETTEAILWNIRLPRVVTGVVVGAALAASGGVFQSMSGNALGSPDIIGFTSGAAAGAVVLIVIFGAGPLVVSAGAMLGGLLAALVVYALSFRGGAAGGYRVILVGIGVGALLRAVTTIVLTQYDADIALAGHAWLTGTLNARTWTQAAMAAVAVIVLLPVLLAVARHLNTAELGDDLATQLGVPVQVSRVVTVAAGVGLVGAATAAAGPISFIALAAPHLTRRMVGVAEVPVVTAAVTGSLLVVAADLLGQRLPQVLQMPIGLTSGVLGGVYLLWLLSRPSRSVTT; encoded by the coding sequence ATGACACCGCCACCCGCTCGCACCGCTACCGATCAGAGCCGTCGGGCCGAGGACTTCGACCCGACCCGGCATCTGGCTTTCACTCCGATTCGGTTCGGCACCCACTTCAGCCTGCCCTGGCATCGGCGCAAAGCCGTTGTCCTGACCGCCCTGATCGTGGCCTTGGCCGTCGCCGTCGTCGCCGCGCTCACGACCGGACGCACCTCGATCAGTGCCACCGACGTCCTGGCCACCCTCACCGGGCACGGCCGGGAGACCACCGAAGCCATCCTGTGGAACATCCGCCTGCCCCGGGTCGTCACCGGGGTCGTCGTCGGAGCTGCTCTGGCCGCCTCGGGCGGGGTCTTCCAGTCGATGTCCGGCAATGCCCTCGGGTCGCCCGACATCATCGGTTTCACCAGCGGTGCCGCTGCCGGTGCGGTCGTGCTCATCGTCATTTTCGGCGCCGGGCCCCTCGTGGTGTCCGCCGGGGCGATGCTCGGTGGGCTCCTGGCCGCGCTGGTCGTGTACGCGCTGTCCTTTCGCGGCGGTGCTGCCGGCGGCTACCGGGTGATCCTCGTCGGTATCGGTGTCGGTGCCCTTCTCCGCGCCGTCACCACCATCGTGCTCACCCAGTACGACGCCGACATCGCCCTGGCCGGGCACGCCTGGCTCACCGGAACCCTGAACGCCCGCACCTGGACCCAGGCTGCGATGGCTGCTGTCGCCGTCATTGTGCTGCTGCCCGTCCTGCTCGCCGTGGCCCGCCATCTCAACACTGCCGAACTCGGTGACGACCTGGCCACCCAGCTCGGGGTCCCTGTCCAGGTGTCCCGGGTGGTGACGGTGGCCGCCGGGGTCGGTCTGGTCGGTGCGGCCACCGCCGCCGCCGGGCCGATCTCGTTCATCGCTCTCGCCGCACCCCACCTGACCCGTCGGATGGTCGGTGTCGCCGAGGTTCCCGTCGTCACCGCCGCCGTCACCGGGTCGCTGCTGGTGGTCGCCGCCGACCTCCTCGGACAACGGCTTCCCCAGGTGTTGCAGATGCCCATCGGTTTGACCTCGGGTGTCCTCGGCGGCGTCTACCTGCTGTGGCTGTTGTCCCGACCATCCCGGAGTGTCACCACATGA
- a CDS encoding FecCD family ABC transporter permease, with amino-acid sequence MLTRLPRPGTVGTVLVSSAVLAVLVLASLAVGSHHIPLGRVIAAFTAYDASLSDHVLVRDLRVPRTGVAVVVGAALGAAGALTQAVTRNPLAEPGFLGISAGAAVVVALGLVVMPHADVATMILFSFAGAATSGIAVLLLGGAFRETVDPVRLVLAGAALSVVLSAVTGALVINNRAVFESFRYWDSGAVAARPWPLIVTGTVITVLGIVLGLIAAPGLNALALGSELGRAVGASPLLTWSLAGIAVVLLAGTATAIAGPISFVGLAAPMIVRSLLGPDQRRLVPVSALVAADALLLADVLGRAVVPPQEVQASVVCAVIGAPIFIAFARRRRLDRL; translated from the coding sequence ATGCTGACCCGGCTGCCACGCCCCGGCACGGTCGGAACGGTGCTCGTCTCGAGCGCTGTTCTGGCCGTGCTGGTCCTGGCATCGCTGGCCGTCGGCTCCCATCACATCCCCCTCGGCCGTGTCATCGCCGCCTTCACGGCGTACGACGCTTCGCTGAGCGACCACGTCCTGGTGCGTGACCTACGTGTGCCCCGCACCGGTGTCGCCGTGGTCGTCGGTGCAGCCCTCGGCGCCGCCGGGGCTCTCACCCAAGCCGTGACCAGGAATCCGCTCGCCGAACCAGGGTTCCTCGGCATCAGTGCCGGTGCAGCTGTCGTCGTCGCCCTCGGACTGGTCGTCATGCCGCACGCCGACGTCGCCACCATGATCCTGTTCTCCTTCGCCGGGGCTGCCACCAGTGGCATCGCCGTACTGCTGCTCGGTGGGGCCTTCCGGGAAACCGTCGATCCGGTTCGGCTCGTCCTCGCCGGGGCGGCGCTCTCCGTCGTGCTCAGCGCTGTCACCGGAGCCTTGGTCATCAATAACCGCGCCGTCTTCGAATCCTTCCGTTACTGGGACTCCGGTGCCGTTGCCGCCCGGCCCTGGCCGCTGATCGTCACCGGCACGGTGATCACCGTCCTGGGCATCGTCCTGGGACTCATCGCCGCTCCTGGTCTCAACGCCCTGGCCCTGGGCAGCGAACTGGGCCGTGCCGTCGGCGCCTCACCGCTGCTGACCTGGTCATTGGCCGGGATCGCCGTCGTCCTGCTCGCCGGGACGGCCACCGCCATCGCCGGACCGATCAGCTTCGTCGGCCTGGCCGCGCCGATGATCGTCCGTTCCCTGCTCGGGCCCGACCAACGCAGGCTGGTCCCCGTCTCCGCGCTGGTCGCCGCGGATGCGCTGCTCCTGGCCGATGTCCTCGGCCGAGCGGTCGTCCCCCCGCAGGAAGTCCAGGCTTCCGTGGTCTGCGCCGTCATCGGTGCCCCCATCTTCATCGCCTTCGCCCGCCGTCGCAGACTGGACCGGCTGTGA
- the fepB gene encoding Fe2+-enterobactin ABC transporter substrate-binding protein, with product MNSLIRRSLVALSAVSLAFTAAACSPEATGRASGGSASGSGPITIKHDLGETTLKEKPKNIVSTSIVLTGSLLAIEAPVKGSGASAPGMPGFDEQGFFSYWSPVAKERGVKALYAKNQLDLEAITAAKPDLIIMSSSGGDSTKDNYEQLKAIAPTVSVNYLTQSWQDVTKQLGQATGLSTKADEIVAGYDKEVAELKKKTAAPTEPVQAIVFNGENGSAFALPDGPHDKVFSAMGFTLAPVDTTKAKNPGGKNRKDVAFLSAENSVSALTSKNLLLIDGTEDTVAKLKVAPGYATVPAASTEGKIVPLQPSSFKMDYYSALEMARTLAKAFPA from the coding sequence ATGAACTCGCTGATCCGCCGCTCCCTCGTCGCACTCAGCGCGGTAAGCCTTGCCTTCACCGCCGCCGCCTGTTCGCCAGAAGCGACCGGCAGAGCCTCCGGAGGAAGCGCGTCAGGCTCCGGCCCGATCACCATCAAGCACGACCTCGGCGAGACCACCCTCAAGGAAAAACCCAAGAACATCGTCTCCACCTCGATCGTGCTCACCGGATCCCTCCTGGCGATCGAGGCCCCCGTCAAAGGCTCCGGCGCTTCCGCCCCCGGAATGCCCGGATTCGACGAGCAAGGATTCTTCTCCTACTGGTCGCCGGTGGCCAAGGAGCGCGGCGTCAAAGCGCTCTACGCCAAGAACCAGCTCGACCTCGAAGCCATCACCGCCGCCAAACCCGACCTGATCATCATGTCCTCCTCCGGCGGTGACAGCACCAAGGACAACTACGAGCAGCTCAAGGCCATCGCACCCACCGTCTCCGTCAACTACCTCACCCAGAGCTGGCAGGACGTGACCAAGCAACTCGGGCAGGCCACCGGGCTGTCCACCAAGGCGGACGAGATCGTCGCCGGTTACGACAAGGAGGTCGCCGAGCTCAAGAAGAAGACCGCAGCACCCACGGAACCCGTGCAGGCGATCGTCTTCAACGGCGAGAACGGATCCGCCTTCGCCCTGCCCGACGGGCCCCACGACAAGGTCTTCTCAGCCATGGGCTTCACCCTCGCGCCGGTCGACACCACCAAGGCCAAGAACCCGGGCGGAAAAAACCGCAAGGACGTCGCCTTCCTCTCCGCAGAGAACAGCGTCAGCGCCTTGACCAGTAAGAACCTTCTCCTCATCGACGGCACCGAGGACACCGTGGCCAAGCTGAAAGTCGCCCCCGGCTATGCCACCGTCCCCGCCGCTTCCACCGAAGGCAAGATCGTTCCTCTGCAGCCCAGCTCCTTCAAGATGGACTACTACAGCGCCCTGGAGATGGCCCGCACCCTCGCCAAGGCCTTCCCCGCGTGA
- a CDS encoding endonuclease/exonuclease/phosphatase family protein → MNDSSEGMRPSRKRSGRTVASSSQGGVATPLVVLAKVFAIVCCAGLVLLGMWDTAEPLIPILQSVLGFGSAALALLVVAWRRGSMSRVGWACLAVLVALAVAPSPFPVVRVQGDPASPDLTVLTLNCQLGQADPKEIIDRLSEFDPDVVVLVETNPRHVEELDGLGLADRYEFRTGEVRDEAAAGSMVLTKAPQEAVVDPLAEEFTFQNPLVRVGVRGTPVLIRGVHVFPPVDLYNGAWHRELTALREWSVSAGESVVLAGDFNATARHPVFRALRAEVGSSSASSGVWPAYTWPQGSFVPPFVELDHVLSRGLTCSGHRNFVVSGTDHAGVYTRCVLVSK, encoded by the coding sequence GTGAACGATTCGTCGGAGGGCATGCGTCCGTCGAGGAAGCGCTCGGGGAGGACGGTGGCTTCGTCATCGCAGGGCGGTGTGGCGACGCCGCTCGTCGTGCTGGCCAAGGTGTTCGCGATCGTCTGCTGCGCTGGGCTGGTGCTCTTGGGGATGTGGGACACGGCCGAGCCGTTGATCCCGATCCTGCAATCGGTCCTGGGCTTCGGATCAGCGGCCCTGGCTCTTCTCGTCGTGGCGTGGAGGCGTGGCTCGATGAGCCGGGTCGGGTGGGCCTGCCTGGCTGTCCTGGTGGCCTTGGCGGTGGCGCCGTCACCTTTTCCGGTGGTGCGGGTCCAGGGAGATCCTGCGTCTCCTGATCTGACGGTGCTCACCCTCAATTGCCAGTTGGGCCAAGCTGATCCGAAGGAAATCATCGATCGGTTGTCGGAATTCGATCCGGATGTGGTGGTGCTCGTCGAGACGAACCCCCGGCATGTCGAGGAACTGGACGGTCTGGGCCTGGCTGACCGGTACGAGTTCCGTACCGGGGAGGTACGCGACGAGGCCGCTGCAGGGTCGATGGTGTTGACGAAGGCACCTCAGGAGGCTGTCGTCGACCCCTTGGCGGAGGAGTTCACCTTCCAGAATCCGCTGGTGAGGGTCGGCGTGCGTGGTACCCCTGTACTGATCAGGGGCGTGCATGTCTTTCCTCCGGTGGATTTGTACAACGGAGCGTGGCATCGGGAGTTGACCGCGCTGCGGGAGTGGTCCGTCAGCGCCGGTGAGTCGGTGGTGCTGGCCGGGGATTTCAATGCGACGGCCCGTCATCCGGTGTTCCGGGCCTTACGTGCTGAGGTGGGCTCGTCGTCGGCTTCCTCGGGGGTGTGGCCGGCGTACACCTGGCCGCAGGGGTCGTTCGTTCCGCCTTTCGTGGAGTTGGACCATGTGCTGTCGCGTGGGCTGACCTGTTCGGGGCATCGGAATTTCGTGGTGTCCGGCACTGATCATGCGGGGGTCTACACGCGGTGCGTATTGGTATCGAAGTGA